The following proteins come from a genomic window of Pelmatolapia mariae isolate MD_Pm_ZW linkage group LG17, Pm_UMD_F_2, whole genome shotgun sequence:
- the mtpn gene encoding myotrophin, whose amino-acid sequence MCDKDLIWTLKTGDLDEVKATLQTAEHVNRTLDGGRKPLHYAADFGQTDVVEFLISKGADINAPDKHGFTPLMTACFEGHLSCVKLLLEKGADKDQKSPDGMTALEAAATEPIKALLK is encoded by the exons ATGTGCGATAAAGATCTGATTTGGACACTGAAGACCGGGGACCTGGATGAGGTCAAAGCCACACTGCAAACG GCTGAGCATGTGAACCGGACCCTCgatggtgggaggaagccgcTGCATTATGCTGCAGACTTCGGTCAGACAGATGTGGTGGAGTTCCTCATTTCTAAGGGGGCAGATATCAAT GCTCCAGACAAACATGGGTTTACTCCACTGATGACTGCCTGTTTTGAGGGTCATCTCTCATGTGTCAAGCTCCTGCTAGAAAAG GGAGCTGACAAAGACCAAAAATCACCAGACGGCATGACTGCCCTTGAAGCTGCTGCTACTGAGCCCATAAAAGCTCTGCTCAAGTAA